ATGGTCAGCATGCCGTGCGCGAGCACGCCGGGAAGGCCCACCGCGGCGGCGACGTCGTCGCGGTAGTGGATCGGGTTGAAGTCGCCGGAGGCTCCGGCGTAGCGGACGAGCGACTCCCTCGTCAGGTGCACGGTGCGCTCGGCGAGCACGTCTCCCACGGTGAACGCGCTCATGCGGTCTCCTCCTCGGCGCCGACGAGCAGGACGCTGGTGGCGGTCACCACGTGCGCGCCCGCTTCGTCGGTGATCTCGGCCTCGCTCGTGATCATGGCGTTCCCGCCCATCATGCGGATGCCGGTGACACGCAGCTGCGCCGTCAGCTCGTCTCCCGCGACGATCGGCCTGGTGTAGCGGAATCGCTGCTCCGCGTGGATCGTGCGCGCCAGCACGATGCCGGAGTCCGGCTCGGCCAGCAGCTGCTGGAGCGTGAGATCCTGCAGGACCATCGCGAAGGTCGGCGGCGCGACGACGTCGGCGAAGCCGGCCGCACGGGCGGCCTCGACATCGGTGTGCTGGGGGGCGTCGGCGAAGACGGCGCGCGCGAACTCGCGCACCTTCTCCCGCCCGACGAGGTAGGGGGCGGTCGGCGGGAACTCCCGGCCGACGAGTTCTTGGTTCACTGCCACCCGTCGATCCTACCGAGGCCCGCCGACGGCCCGCCGTGCGCGGGCCGTCCGAAACCCGGATGATATGCCACATCGCGGGGACCGGCGGGCCTCACCCCTGGGAGCGGACCACCATGTTCAACGTCATCCGACTCGGAACGACCTTCACCCGTGAGGTGTGAACGACCTCGCCGGCCCGGTCCAGCGCGCGCTTGCGGACGACGATGAGCGGATCGTGCTCCGGGCGGGCCAGCCACTCCGCGGTCTGGGCGGTGGTGAAGCCGACGTCGATCTCCCGGTACATCTCCGAGAACTCCACGCCGTACACGTCGCGAAGCACCTGATATGTGGAGGTGTCGTGGTCGATGTGCCGGTCGAAATCAGGGAAGCGCGTCAGTGAATACCGGCTGTCGTCGATGGAGAGGGGGATGCCGTCGAGAGCGAAGACGCGTACCAACCGGAAGACCGGGTCGCCGACCGGGACGCCGAGGCGCCGGGCGCGCTTCTCGTCGGCGGGGGTCGTCTCGGCGCGCATGATCCGTCGGGATTTGACCCCGTCCGCCACCACGGTGTCTGCGAAGCCACCCAGGGTCATGGCACCGATCACCTCGCGTCGCGGAGCGACGAAGGTCCCGCGGCCCTGCTGTCGGCGCACGATGCCGAGTCCTTCCAGATCGGCCACCGCCCGCCGCACGGTGATGCGGCTGACGCCGAAGCGCTCACACAACTCGGGTTCGGACGGAAGCCGTTCGCCTTCGGCATAGGTCCCGGCGTCGATCTCCCGCATCAGCAGGCTTCGCACCTGCTCGTGCAGCGGGGTCGAGCCGACGGCGGACGACAGCTGAGTCACGTCGGAGCCCTCCTCTACGTCGCCGGGTATCGCCGCAGCATCTGCGCGCGTGCGTCGTCCCCCGCATGCACAGGGTATCCGAACGCCCCGCGCAACGTGCAGGCGAGCGCTCCGCTGACGGCGGCCACATCGAGGCATCCGGCGAGATCGGCCCCACCCGCCCGTGCCGCGAGGAACCCGGTGAGGAAGGCGTCCCCGGCCCCGAGCGCATCGACGGCGTCGACCTCCCGGATACCGGTGCGCCGCACGGAAGTGGCGTCGAAGCCCACGGAGCCGCGGGCACCCCGCGTCACCACGGCCGATCCCATGCCGCAGGCCACGGCGAAGCGGCCGAGGTCGTCGATCTCGGAATCGCTGCGGTCCCCTCCCGAGAAGAACCCCACGTCGACGTGCGGAGCGGTCGCCCGGATCACGTCCGGCGACGCGTCGTCGGAATAGTCGTACGACACGCGGCTCCCCCGTTCCGCGATGGCCGGGAGCTCCGGCTCCAACGACGAATAGACCGAGGTGTGCACCCGGTCGAAGCCGGAGAGGTATTCATGATCGGCCTCGCCCAGCCGCAGCCTCAGCTCGGCCTGGACTCCCCCGCGATTCGAGGCGACGAAGCGCCGGTCGCCGTCCTCGTCCAGCGCGACGAAAGCCATGCCGTTCGCGCCGCGCACGCGTCTGACGCGGGCGCCGTCCACTCCGATCTCGTCGAGGACGCCCCGCACGTGTTCTGCGAAGCGGTCGTCCCCCATGATCCCGACGAATCCGGCGGTGCCGCCGAAGAAGAGCCTGCTGTACGCGGCGACGTTCAGTGCGTTACCCCCGGGATAGGCCAGGTCCTCATGCAGATAGCAGTCGAGCACGTTGTCCCCGACGCCGACGAGAGAGGGGGGCGGCACCGCGGCGAGTGCGTCCCTGAGCTGACCCGTATCCATCGTCATCCCTTCACACTCCCCGCCGCGACTCCGGCGACGAAGTACCGCTGCAGCGCGAGGAACACGACCACGATGGGCAGGGCCGCGATGGTCAATCCTGCCAGGAGCACACCCCACTCGGTGGAGAGCGAGTCGCGGAACGACATCAGTCCCGCGGGGATGGTGCGCAGCGCATCGGCGTCGATGTAGACGATCGCGAACAGGAACTCGTTCCAGGCGAAGTAACCGGTGAGGACGGCAGCGGTCGTCAGCACGGACGCGCTCAACGGCAGGTAGACGTGCCGGAAGACTCCGAACGAGCGGCAGCCGTCGATGGTCGCCGCGTCCTCGAGCTCACGGGGGATGCCGAGGAACACCGAACGGATCAGCAGGATCGCCATGGGCAGACGGAAGGCCACGTAAGGGAGGATCATCGCCCAGTACGTGTTCAGCAGCCCCATCGTGTCGAGAAGCCGGTAGAGCGGGATGAGGCTCACCTGGGGCGCCACCACCAGCCCGCCCATCGCCACGATCAGCACGATGTTCGCGACCCGGCTCGACAGCCTCACCATGCCGTAGGCGCACAGGGCCGCGATCGCGACGGTCGCGACGGTGGAGATGATCGTGACGATGACGGAGTTGACGAAGTAGTCGGAGATCCCGCGGTCCCAGGCGGCGGCGTAGTTCTGGACGAGCCAGACCGACGGCAGGCCCCACGGATCGGCGAAGATCTCGGACGAGGATTTGAAAGAGGAGATCACCATCCAGAGCAGGGGGTAGGCGATCACGACGGCGTAGACGGCCAGGATCACCTGGACCGGGGCACGGCGGACACGTTCCGCCGGACGAAGCCGGGTACTGCTCATGTCATTGCCTCCCGCTTCGGAACGAGACCATCTGCACGACGGACAGCACGAGGGTGATCACGAAGATCAGGCTCGCGATGGCTGAGGCGTAGCCCATCTCGTTCTGGAAGAAACCCTGGTTGTACATATAGGTCGCGAGGACCTGGGTGGTGTTTCCCGGACCGCCCTTGGTCAGGATGTAAGGCTCGTTGAACACCGTGAAAGCGCCGGAGACGGTGAGGATCATCGCGACGAAGATCATCTCCTTGGCCTGCGGGACGGTGATGCTGAAGAACTGGCGAACCCGTCCGGCGCCGTCCAGCGACGCGGCTTCGTAGTATTCCTCCGGGATCTGCTGCAGTGCGACGACGTAGAGCATGCAGACGTAGCCGATGCTCTGCCACTGGGAGACGCCGATGACCGCTCCCATCGCCGTGTCGACATCAGCCAGCCACGCCGTCTGCAGGCTGCCGAGTCCGATCGCCTCCAGCAGAGCGTTGAGGAGTCCGCCGCGAGCGTTGTACACGAACGTGAACAGCAGCGCGATCACGGTCATCGAGATCACGGCGGGAAGGAAGTACACGCTGCGCAGGAACGCGCCCATGCGCGGTCCGAGCAGCCGGGTCAGCCAGGCGGCGATCACGAGGGAGCCACCCACCTGGCAGACGATCGAGACGACCGCGTACAGGATGTTGTTGCCCAGGGCCGTCGCGATGATCGGATCGCCGAAGAGCCGCGCGAAGTTGTCGAGGCCGACGAAGCGCATCTCCCCGCTGCCG
This genomic stretch from Microbacterium sp. Nx66 harbors:
- a CDS encoding FAS1-like dehydratase domain-containing protein, producing MAVNQELVGREFPPTAPYLVGREKVREFARAVFADAPQHTDVEAARAAGFADVVAPPTFAMVLQDLTLQQLLAEPDSGIVLARTIHAEQRFRYTRPIVAGDELTAQLRVTGIRMMGGNAMITSEAEITDEAGAHVVTATSVLLVGAEEETA
- a CDS encoding GntR family transcriptional regulator gives rise to the protein MTQLSSAVGSTPLHEQVRSLLMREIDAGTYAEGERLPSEPELCERFGVSRITVRRAVADLEGLGIVRRQQGRGTFVAPRREVIGAMTLGGFADTVVADGVKSRRIMRAETTPADEKRARRLGVPVGDPVFRLVRVFALDGIPLSIDDSRYSLTRFPDFDRHIDHDTSTYQVLRDVYGVEFSEMYREIDVGFTTAQTAEWLARPEHDPLIVVRKRALDRAGEVVHTSRVKVVPSRMTLNMVVRSQG
- a CDS encoding PfkB family carbohydrate kinase, coding for MTMDTGQLRDALAAVPPPSLVGVGDNVLDCYLHEDLAYPGGNALNVAAYSRLFFGGTAGFVGIMGDDRFAEHVRGVLDEIGVDGARVRRVRGANGMAFVALDEDGDRRFVASNRGGVQAELRLRLGEADHEYLSGFDRVHTSVYSSLEPELPAIAERGSRVSYDYSDDASPDVIRATAPHVDVGFFSGGDRSDSEIDDLGRFAVACGMGSAVVTRGARGSVGFDATSVRRTGIREVDAVDALGAGDAFLTGFLAARAGGADLAGCLDVAAVSGALACTLRGAFGYPVHAGDDARAQMLRRYPAT
- a CDS encoding carbohydrate ABC transporter permease, which translates into the protein MSSTRLRPAERVRRAPVQVILAVYAVVIAYPLLWMVISSFKSSSEIFADPWGLPSVWLVQNYAAAWDRGISDYFVNSVIVTIISTVATVAIAALCAYGMVRLSSRVANIVLIVAMGGLVVAPQVSLIPLYRLLDTMGLLNTYWAMILPYVAFRLPMAILLIRSVFLGIPRELEDAATIDGCRSFGVFRHVYLPLSASVLTTAAVLTGYFAWNEFLFAIVYIDADALRTIPAGLMSFRDSLSTEWGVLLAGLTIAALPIVVVFLALQRYFVAGVAAGSVKG
- a CDS encoding carbohydrate ABC transporter permease, whose amino-acid sequence is MRTRSRAWSNLLYVLPAIILIGVFVYYPLVANAAFGFFSFSAGSGEMRFVGLDNFARLFGDPIIATALGNNILYAVVSIVCQVGGSLVIAAWLTRLLGPRMGAFLRSVYFLPAVISMTVIALLFTFVYNARGGLLNALLEAIGLGSLQTAWLADVDTAMGAVIGVSQWQSIGYVCMLYVVALQQIPEEYYEAASLDGAGRVRQFFSITVPQAKEMIFVAMILTVSGAFTVFNEPYILTKGGPGNTTQVLATYMYNQGFFQNEMGYASAIASLIFVITLVLSVVQMVSFRSGRQ